One region of Actinomycetes bacterium genomic DNA includes:
- a CDS encoding TIGR03619 family F420-dependent LLM class oxidoreductase produces MSGSWATPANIRRMATLSEDLGYDSLWTFQRLLHPVDEEWGSAYHGVLDPIAALAYVAAMTSRIRVGLAVVNMPYYAPLVLSKALTTLDVVSEGRLEVGLGLGWAPPEFEAVGVSRAGRGARAEEYVRYLKTTWTEAEPEFHGAYYDLPRSLVEPKPVQKPYPPVLMGGAAEVALRRVGRIADGWISSSRANLTTIGQSIEVVRAAAVEAGRDPGPLRFVVRGVVKLTDDDLPDRRPLHGSATQIRADLDALADIGVTEVFFDLNWDSETTAAETDSIDALHNAERLLRAFAPQ; encoded by the coding sequence GTGTCGGGGTCCTGGGCCACACCAGCGAACATCCGCCGGATGGCCACGCTGTCAGAGGATCTCGGCTACGACTCGTTGTGGACCTTCCAGCGGCTGCTGCACCCGGTGGACGAGGAGTGGGGCTCGGCGTACCACGGGGTGCTCGACCCGATCGCCGCGCTCGCCTACGTCGCCGCCATGACGTCACGGATCCGGGTCGGGCTGGCCGTCGTCAACATGCCGTACTACGCACCGCTGGTGCTGTCGAAGGCGCTGACCACTCTGGACGTCGTTTCCGAGGGGCGCCTCGAGGTGGGCCTCGGCCTGGGCTGGGCGCCGCCGGAGTTCGAGGCGGTCGGTGTCTCCCGGGCCGGTCGGGGCGCCCGCGCCGAGGAGTACGTCCGCTACCTCAAGACCACCTGGACCGAGGCGGAGCCAGAGTTCCACGGCGCGTACTACGACCTGCCCCGCTCCCTGGTTGAGCCCAAGCCGGTGCAGAAGCCGTACCCCCCTGTGCTCATGGGCGGGGCCGCCGAGGTGGCCCTGCGCCGGGTGGGCCGGATCGCCGACGGCTGGATCAGCAGCAGCCGCGCGAACCTGACCACGATCGGGCAGTCCATCGAGGTGGTTCGCGCGGCCGCGGTCGAGGCGGGTCGTGACCCCGGCCCGCTGCGGTTTGTGGTGCGTGGCGTGGTCAAGCTGACCGATGACGACCTGCCGGACCGGCGCCCGCTGCACGGATCCGCGACCCAGATCAGAGCCGACCTGGATGCGCTGGCCGACATCGGCGTCACCGAGGTGTTCTTCGACCTGAACTGGGACTCGGAGACCACCGCTGCGGAGACCGATTCGATCGATGCGCTGCACAACGCGGAGCGCCTGCTCCGTGCGTTCGCCCCCCAGTGA